The Xenopus tropicalis strain Nigerian chromosome 1, UCB_Xtro_10.0, whole genome shotgun sequence DNA segment TCACTTTTGACTTTTTCTTTGCACAAGTCCCAAAAAAAGAGAAAGGGGCCAATTAACAGTCACAGAGTGCCTCACCTCTGCACGAGGGCATCAGCACGAGGGCACTGCCCGGGGCAATACCCCCGACGCCGTACAGGCAGAGAAAAGTGCGTGCAACAGGGAAAACAGATACATCGCATAACACACGGTATACCACATGTTCTTCATTTTCAATTGGGCAGCATTCGTTCCCCTTGCTCGGATGCCTTCTGCTTAGCGAGAGGACCTGGCCAAGGTTGCAGCTGCTGGTCTCCTCATTGCCGAAGGGTCTATTTGAATTGTTTCCCCATGATGACCATGAGTTGGAATAGGCTGCACATGCACAGTGAGAATCTAGCTGTGTGTATGTGATCCACCATCTCTCATATCTCCGTGGACTCTATTCGCTCAAGCCTGGAAGGTGTCcacacttttttttcttctgctggagGTGTGGTCACCTTGGTGGTGATTTCAGCCATCCGTTGCTCGAGCTGTTGGTTTTTCTGGTACATCTCGACGTAGTTGAGCTGAAGCTGCTTCTGGTACTTAATGactttttctttctcctcttgCCAGGTATGTCTCTCCTCCTCAAAGTCCACCACTTGCTGATCCCTTTGCTGCTTCTCTACGGTTAGTTCCAGCTGGAGCCTCTCTATATCCTTCTTCAGACTAATGACACTGTCCTCGTTTTGGCGTTTCATTTTGGCCTCATCACTTTCACAGGCAAGAGTATCCCTCAACTTTTCATTGAGCTCTATGGTGTATGGGTTTTGTCCAAGGCTTGCCAATGCTTCTTTCAAGCTTGAGATCTCTTGTTCACATTGGCTCAGCTTCTCTTTCATCTGCTGAGCTTCACTTTGCTTCCTCTGCATTTCATTCTCACAGATCTCTAGGCTAACGCTCTTGGAGCTATAAGAGTCTTTAATAGAAGCAATCTGTTCCTCCTTTTCCCTTAAAAAGGCCTTGGCTTCCTTAAGTTGTGTTCTAAGGCCAACAATCTCATTTAGTTTCTGGGAGAGATCTGCCTGGCAGTCTTTCAGCTGCTGCTTCAGAAGAGAAATCTCTCCTGCTTTCTGACACACCTGGAAAGGTTAGAAAACATAGAATCAGTTGAGCCTGGACTACCAACCCAGACCTACCTATGCTAGAAGGCTTACGTTGATGATAAATGGACCTGTGACACTGACTATAATTTataagaaagaagaaaaggaaagcaaaatagTCCCCCTAGACCTCATTAATGAACAATGGAACTGGTTGCTGCCCCAAGATTTTTCTGCAGCTTGAGATGCATTTGAGTTCTAAATGCCATACACACCAGCTTCCTCCATGTTTCCCATTGTAAAGTGGGTTTTCGCTGTTAGTAAATGGTAGTAAGTTGCAGGTTTACATGAAGGTCTGCTGAATGAGACCAGTGTACTAGGTAAGGCAGCTCAAGAGACACCAGTTAGGTTTTCTATTGACAGAACAACTGCCCCAAAGTAATCAGAACCCTGTGTACATGTATCAGATTGTAATTATGGATCTTCCTGCAGATTAATTACCAAACTGTACCCAACCAGGTGTAGCCTTTGTTAACCTACATGCAATGTTAAAACAGGGTTGTAGCCTCCATGTCTATTTTACATCCATGATGACCTCACTACAAGATTCCCATGGTTGGGTGGCTTTTGGGGTTGGCTCTTAGTAAAAGGGGGTTCCACAAACATGAGGGCTGTGGTTTTAGGTGAAGGTCTTATTCACCCTTACTGACCAAGATGACTAAGGCTTGCCTTCATTCTTTTAACCTAGGTTTGGCTAGTATTTCAGTTTGCTCCTTACCTCCCACTTGGTTTCCTCTATTTTAGGAAGGAACTCTGCCTGCTCCTTTTTGAAAGCCATGCATTTTTTCTCCATTTCCTCTCTCTCCTGTAGAAGTTGGGCCACATCCTCTTGCAGCTTTTTCTTCTCTTGCTGAAGCTTAAATATCTGCAGTTGCAGAGCCTGCTGGGCTCTTTGCGCTTTCTTCGAGACTTGCTGAAGCTTGTTGGCATAATTTTGTCTCAAATCCTCCATTTCGCGCTCCCAGATCTTCTGCTTCTCTTCGAAGACTTGGAAGATGGCCGCCTCGCTTTTGTCCAAGCTTCTCTTCATCTGTATGACTTCCTGTTCCTTTTCCCACAGTCGATCTTCTAAATCTTGTATAATGTCATCACTTGATGGTGAGTGGAAAGGCAATGTCTCATTGAGATGATTCAGTCTACTAAAAGAGGAGGCACTCTTGCTAGAAGATCGTCCACTCTCTGAGGTAGTTGTTCCATTATAACCCACTATGTTCTTTTCAATATAGCTAGTGCCAATGCGATTGATATGGCTCGTTGACGCACTCATTGGGCCAACATGCTGGCTGTAGCCGCTCCCATAAGTTGGCAAGCTTGTCAGAGAATTCCGGCCGGAATCTGAGAGACCTCCTACCTGGTTGGACGACCTGTTGTGGCTTGACTTCTCAAGACTATTTTTCATGGCGGCTGGGCTATTGCTGTTCCCATGGTTTGAGCTCTTTCTGTTCTCGGATACTCCATTGTTCAAGGGCGGACACAAATTCTGCATGGAGTGGAAGTTTTTCGGAACTACAGGTTTAAAGGCAGAAGGTCTTACCAAAGGTTCATTGCtctaaaacacaaaaatgaagaaaatacaCGTACATTAGAATAAAACAATTGTATATTTCTGTAATAAACTTGCTTTCCTATATTACTAATCAATTGCTCAATGTGTAAATCTAGAAATTTCTTATCTATATGTATTCTGCACTGCTTTGATTCTCTTTGTATAATGTTTGGCATTAAGGAATTTAACACACTATTACAGTATTGGGGCCCTTCACAATGCCAGATTTgctcattatacaggtatcggatcccttatccggaaacccattatccagaaagctccgaattacggaaagcctgtctcccatagactccattataatcaaataattaggatttttaaaactgatttcctttttctctgtaataataaaactgtaccttgtatttgatcccaactaagatataattaccccttattggggcagaacagtcctattgggtttatttaatggttaaatgattcccttttctctgtaataataaaacagtacctgtacttgatcccaactaagatataattaccccttattggggcagaacagtcctattgggtttatttaatggttaaatgattcccttttctctgtaataataaaacagtacctgtacttgatcccaactaagatataattaccccttattgggggcagaacagccctattgggtttatttaatggttaaatgattcccttttctctgtaataataaaacagtacctgtacttgatcccagctaagatataattaccccttattgggggcagaacagccctattgggtttatttcatggttaaatgattcccttttctctgtaataataaaacagtacctgtacttgatcccagctaagatataattaccccttattggggcagaacagccctattgggtttatttaatggttaaatgattcccttttctctgtaataataaaacagtacctgtacttgatcccaactaagatataattaccccttattggggcagaacagccctattgggtttatttcatggttaaatgattcccttttctctgtaataataaaacagtacctgtacttgatcccaactaagatataattaccccttattggggcagaacagccctattgggtttatttcatggttaaatgattcccttttctctgtaataataaaacagtacctgtacttgatcccaactaagatataattaccccttattggggcagaacagtcctattgggtttatttaatggttaaatgattcccttttctctgtaataataaaacagtacctgtacttgatcccaactaagatataattaatccttattggatgcaaaacaatcctattgggtttaattaatgttttattgattttttagtagacttaaggtatgaagatccaaattacggaaagaccccttatccagaatacccttggtcccgaacattctggataacgggtcctatacctgtaccatgtttgTGAAGGATACAAG contains these protein-coding regions:
- the lzts3 gene encoding leucine zipper putative tumor suppressor 3 isoform X2, with the protein product MAKLESRSVLSDTAYQSQESFHSFVSRSSESPPHCTMGSVGSGVANDQEFPMKSVGTRTQNSLKQNDSSRNGYSNRYSGEEKIYKLDKNTGMYINGEQRKCEKMKTDPCGNSNEPLVRPSAFKPVVPKNFHSMQNLCPPLNNGVSENRKSSNHGNSNSPAAMKNSLEKSSHNRSSNQVGGLSDSGRNSLTSLPTYGSGYSQHVGPMSASTSHINRIGTSYIEKNIVGYNGTTTSESGRSSSKSASSFSRLNHLNETLPFHSPSSDDIIQDLEDRLWEKEQEVIQMKRSLDKSEAAIFQVFEEKQKIWEREMEDLRQNYANKLQQVSKKAQRAQQALQLQIFKLQQEKKKLQEDVAQLLQEREEMEKKCMAFKKEQAEFLPKIEETKWEVCQKAGEISLLKQQLKDCQADLSQKLNEIVGLRTQLKEAKAFLREKEEQIASIKDSYSSKSVSLEICENEMQRKQSEAQQMKEKLSQCEQEISSLKEALASLGQNPYTIELNEKLRDTLACESDEAKMKRQNEDSVISLKKDIERLQLELTVEKQQRDQQVVDFEEERHTWQEEKEKVIKYQKQLQLNYVEMYQKNQQLEQRMAEITTKVTTPPAEEKKVWTPSRLERIESTEI
- the lzts3 gene encoding leucine zipper putative tumor suppressor 3 isoform X1 codes for the protein MAKLESRSVLSDTAYQSQESFHSFVSRSSESPPHCTMGSVGSGVANDQEFPMKSVGTRTQNSLKQNDSSRNGYSNRYSGEEKIYKLDKNTGMYINGEQRKCEKMKTDPCGNVSANNEKNMPQAAQYRESNPPKIVPVSGKLEQSNEPLVRPSAFKPVVPKNFHSMQNLCPPLNNGVSENRKSSNHGNSNSPAAMKNSLEKSSHNRSSNQVGGLSDSGRNSLTSLPTYGSGYSQHVGPMSASTSHINRIGTSYIEKNIVGYNGTTTSESGRSSSKSASSFSRLNHLNETLPFHSPSSDDIIQDLEDRLWEKEQEVIQMKRSLDKSEAAIFQVFEEKQKIWEREMEDLRQNYANKLQQVSKKAQRAQQALQLQIFKLQQEKKKLQEDVAQLLQEREEMEKKCMAFKKEQAEFLPKIEETKWEVCQKAGEISLLKQQLKDCQADLSQKLNEIVGLRTQLKEAKAFLREKEEQIASIKDSYSSKSVSLEICENEMQRKQSEAQQMKEKLSQCEQEISSLKEALASLGQNPYTIELNEKLRDTLACESDEAKMKRQNEDSVISLKKDIERLQLELTVEKQQRDQQVVDFEEERHTWQEEKEKVIKYQKQLQLNYVEMYQKNQQLEQRMAEITTKVTTPPAEEKKVWTPSRLERIESTEI